Proteins from one Salmonella bongori NCTC 12419 genomic window:
- a CDS encoding fumarylacetoacetate hydrolase family protein, producing MTNYVFQPQAPVTVPVVDSDEQFPVRRVYCVGRNYAAHAREMGFDPDREPPFFFCKPADAVVPVAAGETLELPYPAQTDNYHYEIELVVAIGKKGCDIPVEKAHEYVWGYATGLDMTRRDRQMEMRQMGRPWEIGKAFDLSAPIAPLHKAAETHGVDNAPIWLQVNGEDHQRSDIRHLIWSVNETISYLSGFFELQPGDLIFTGTPEGVGAVVKGDVITGNVEGLTPIAVKIV from the coding sequence ATGACGAATTATGTATTCCAGCCACAGGCGCCGGTGACGGTACCCGTTGTCGACAGCGATGAACAATTTCCGGTACGCCGTGTTTACTGTGTCGGTCGCAATTATGCCGCTCATGCCCGCGAAATGGGCTTTGACCCCGATCGCGAGCCGCCGTTTTTCTTTTGCAAACCCGCAGACGCTGTCGTCCCGGTTGCGGCAGGAGAAACGCTGGAACTGCCGTATCCGGCGCAGACCGATAATTACCATTATGAAATTGAGTTAGTGGTGGCGATTGGTAAAAAGGGCTGTGATATTCCCGTAGAAAAAGCCCATGAATATGTCTGGGGATACGCCACCGGTCTGGACATGACGCGCCGCGATCGGCAGATGGAAATGCGCCAGATGGGAAGACCGTGGGAAATCGGCAAAGCGTTCGATCTCTCCGCCCCCATTGCGCCATTGCATAAAGCCGCTGAAACGCACGGTGTGGATAACGCCCCTATTTGGCTACAGGTTAATGGCGAAGATCATCAGCGCAGCGATATTCGCCACCTGATTTGGTCGGTGAATGAAACCATCAGCTATTTGTCCGGTTTCTTTGAATTGCAGCCAGGCGATTTGATCTTCACTGGCACACCAGAGGGGGTAGGCGCGGTGGTGAAAGGGGATGTGATTACCGGGAATGTGGAAGGTTTGACGCCAA
- the gtdA gene encoding gentisate 1,2-dioxygenase, which yields MSEMNQNVKNSRQQYYQHISGHNLTPLWESLHHLVPQTPNANCAPAYWNYQEIRPLLMESGNLIGAKEAIRRVLVLENPALRGQSSITATLYAGLQLIMPGEVAPSHRHNQSALRFIVEGKGAFTAVDGERTSMHTGDFILTPQWRWHDHGNPGSEPVVWLDGLDLPLVNLLGCGFAEDYPEDQQPVTRKEGDYLPRYAANMLPLRHQSGNSSPIFNYRYDRSREALHDLTRMGEPDEWEGYKLRYVNPVTGGYPMPSMGAFLQLLPKGFASRVARSTDSTIYHVVEGAGEVTIGKETFHFSAKDIFVAPTWHDVSFRSNEDTVLFSFSDKPVQEALGLFREARY from the coding sequence ATGTCTGAAATGAATCAGAACGTAAAAAATAGCCGTCAGCAATATTACCAGCATATTTCCGGGCACAACCTGACGCCGCTGTGGGAATCGTTGCATCACCTGGTACCACAGACGCCAAACGCTAACTGCGCGCCAGCTTACTGGAATTATCAGGAAATTCGTCCGTTGCTGATGGAAAGCGGCAATTTAATTGGCGCGAAAGAGGCCATCCGCCGGGTGCTGGTACTGGAAAATCCGGCTTTGCGCGGTCAGTCGTCGATTACGGCGACGTTATACGCCGGATTACAGTTGATCATGCCTGGCGAAGTCGCGCCGAGCCATCGCCATAACCAGTCGGCACTGCGTTTTATCGTCGAAGGTAAAGGCGCATTTACCGCCGTGGACGGCGAGCGCACGTCAATGCATACCGGCGATTTTATCCTGACGCCGCAGTGGCGCTGGCACGATCACGGTAATCCGGGCTCAGAGCCGGTGGTCTGGCTGGATGGTCTTGATCTACCGTTAGTCAACCTTCTGGGCTGTGGTTTTGCAGAAGACTATCCAGAAGATCAGCAGCCGGTGACGCGAAAAGAGGGCGATTATTTACCGCGCTACGCCGCGAATATGCTGCCGCTGCGCCATCAGAGCGGGAACTCTTCACCGATTTTTAACTACCGCTATGACCGTAGCCGCGAAGCGTTGCACGATCTGACGCGTATGGGCGAGCCGGACGAGTGGGAAGGTTACAAACTGCGTTACGTTAATCCAGTCACTGGCGGTTATCCGATGCCATCAATGGGCGCGTTCCTGCAACTACTGCCAAAAGGCTTTGCTTCTCGTGTGGCACGAAGTACCGATAGTACTATCTACCATGTTGTTGAAGGGGCAGGTGAAGTCACTATCGGTAAAGAAACATTCCATTTTTCCGCAAAAGATATTTTTGTGGCGCCGACCTGGCATGACGTGTCGTTTCGCAGCAATGAAGACACGGTGTTATTCAGCTTCTCGGACAAGCCGGTTCAGGAAGCCCTGGGGCTGTTCCGCGAAGCGCGTTATTAA
- the mhbT gene encoding 3-hydroxybenzoate transporter MhbT produces the protein MTQRRELQALIDAAPVGKMQWRVIICCFLVVMLDGFDTAAIGFIAPDIRTHWQLSASELAPLFGAGLLGLTAGALLCGPLADRFGRKRVIELCVGLFGTLSLLSAFSPDIETLVLLRFLTGLGLGGAMPNTITMTSEYLPARRRGALVTLMFCGFTLGSAMGGIVSAQLVPLIGWHGILALGGVLPLMLFFGLLFALPESPRWQVRRQLPQAVVARTVSAITGERYHDTQFFLHEKAAVAKGSIRQLFAGRQLVITLMLWVVFFMSLLIIYLLSSWMPTLLNHRGINLQQASWVTAAFQIGGTLGALLLGVLMDRLNPFRVLAVSYALGAVCIVMIGLSENGLWLMALAIFGTGIGISGSQVGLNALTATLYPTQSRATGVSWSNAIGRCGAIVGSLSGGMMMALNFSFDTLFFVIAIPATISAVMLTLLTVVVRLSISVPDDLPRASVVNE, from the coding sequence ATGACTCAACGACGCGAACTACAAGCCCTGATTGATGCCGCGCCCGTCGGCAAAATGCAGTGGCGCGTTATTATCTGCTGTTTTCTGGTGGTCATGCTCGACGGTTTCGATACCGCCGCGATTGGCTTCATCGCTCCGGATATTCGAACCCACTGGCAGTTAAGCGCCAGCGAACTTGCGCCGCTATTTGGCGCCGGGTTGTTGGGGCTCACGGCTGGTGCGCTGCTATGCGGGCCGCTGGCGGATCGCTTTGGCCGCAAACGTGTCATTGAGCTTTGTGTGGGGCTCTTTGGCACCCTGAGCCTGCTGTCCGCTTTTTCACCGGACATAGAAACGCTGGTACTACTGCGTTTTTTAACCGGTCTGGGGCTGGGCGGGGCGATGCCGAATACCATCACCATGACGTCGGAATATCTGCCCGCTCGCCGACGCGGCGCTCTGGTCACACTCATGTTCTGTGGGTTTACGCTGGGGTCGGCAATGGGTGGGATTGTCAGCGCGCAACTGGTGCCGCTGATTGGCTGGCACGGCATCCTGGCGTTGGGCGGCGTTTTGCCTCTAATGCTGTTTTTCGGCCTGTTGTTCGCGCTGCCGGAGTCTCCCCGCTGGCAGGTACGCCGCCAATTGCCGCAGGCGGTTGTCGCCCGGACGGTCAGTGCCATCACCGGCGAGCGCTATCACGATACGCAATTTTTTCTGCATGAGAAGGCGGCAGTCGCCAAAGGCAGTATTCGACAGCTTTTTGCCGGACGGCAGCTTGTTATTACCCTGATGTTATGGGTGGTGTTCTTTATGAGTCTGCTCATTATCTATTTACTTTCCAGTTGGATGCCGACACTGCTTAACCATCGCGGCATCAATTTGCAACAGGCGTCGTGGGTGACCGCTGCGTTTCAGATAGGCGGTACGCTTGGCGCGCTGTTACTCGGCGTATTAATGGACCGACTTAATCCTTTCCGGGTGTTGGCGGTGAGCTATGCGCTGGGCGCGGTCTGTATCGTCATGATAGGCCTGAGTGAAAATGGCCTCTGGCTGATGGCGCTGGCGATTTTCGGTACCGGTATCGGTATTAGTGGTTCCCAGGTCGGGCTCAATGCTCTGACGGCAACTCTGTACCCAACCCAAAGCCGTGCGACGGGCGTGAGCTGGTCGAACGCTATTGGACGCTGCGGTGCTATTGTCGGTTCGCTCTCCGGCGGCATGATGATGGCGCTCAATTTCTCTTTCGATACGTTGTTTTTCGTTATTGCCATTCCGGCGACCATCAGTGCGGTAATGCTTACCCTACTGACGGTGGTTGTCCGCCTTTCGATTTCTGTACCTGACGACCTGCCGCGTGCCAGCGTCGTAAACGAATAA
- a CDS encoding LysR substrate-binding domain-containing protein — translation MANWAQKLKLHHLQTLVALGEQGNLTHVARMMNISQPALSKWLSQLEDEIGITLFERHSKGLRPSEGGKLLLQHAQRLINDLERSQYEIARFKQGGLVGSLKIGCSPVATDCVSQAILSLLDEMPTLHLNIEEKVMTPLLHDLLAGQVDVVVGRVGGRALQLPLNYQVLYTEPVCFVARPHHPLAARAQIAWSDLAHWRWIVWPTGTPIRISIDNALVDNGVMLPENTIESASMNVSTNLLQSSDMISILSLRLAQRYASQGQLAILNLPKIEQKGSVGMFWRKNETPSLALSRFLYFLAQV, via the coding sequence ATGGCGAACTGGGCGCAGAAATTGAAATTGCATCATCTGCAAACGCTGGTTGCGCTGGGCGAACAAGGCAATTTAACTCACGTCGCCCGGATGATGAATATCTCTCAGCCAGCGCTGTCAAAATGGTTGTCTCAGCTCGAAGATGAGATAGGTATCACACTTTTTGAACGTCACAGTAAAGGGCTCCGCCCCTCAGAAGGGGGGAAATTACTGCTCCAGCATGCCCAGCGTTTAATTAACGATCTGGAACGTTCACAGTATGAAATTGCCCGCTTCAAACAGGGTGGTCTGGTGGGTAGCCTGAAGATCGGCTGTTCGCCGGTGGCGACAGACTGCGTCTCGCAGGCGATTCTCAGCCTGCTTGACGAAATGCCGACATTGCACCTGAATATCGAAGAGAAGGTAATGACGCCCCTGCTACACGATTTGCTTGCCGGCCAGGTGGATGTGGTCGTAGGGCGTGTGGGCGGACGCGCTCTGCAACTACCGCTTAACTATCAGGTGCTCTATACCGAGCCAGTCTGCTTTGTGGCACGCCCACACCACCCGCTGGCTGCACGAGCGCAAATCGCCTGGAGCGATCTGGCCCACTGGCGGTGGATAGTCTGGCCAACCGGCACCCCTATTCGCATTAGTATTGATAACGCGCTCGTCGATAACGGCGTGATGCTGCCGGAAAACACCATTGAATCAGCGTCGATGAACGTCAGCACTAATTTGCTGCAAAGCAGCGATATGATCTCTATTCTTTCTCTACGGCTGGCGCAACGCTACGCCAGCCAGGGGCAACTGGCGATTTTAAACTTGCCAAAAATTGAGCAAAAAGGCAGCGTAGGGATGTTCTGGCGTAAGAATGAGACGCCATCTTTGGCTCTGAGTCGCTTTCTCTATTTTTTAGCCCAGGTTTAA
- a CDS encoding CidA/LrgA family protein, with translation MSKSLNIIWQYIRAFVLIYACLYAGIFIASLLPITIPGSIIGMLILFVLLALQILPAKWVNPGCYVLIRYMALLFVPIGVGVMQYFDLLRAQFGPVVVSCAISTLIVFVVVSWSSHLIHGERNVIGQKGAKK, from the coding sequence ATGAGTAAGTCACTGAATATTATCTGGCAATATATACGCGCTTTTGTATTGATCTATGCCTGTCTGTATGCAGGCATTTTCATTGCATCACTGCTTCCTATCACTATTCCCGGCAGCATTATCGGGATGTTAATTCTGTTTGTTTTGCTGGCGCTGCAAATTCTGCCAGCCAAATGGGTTAACCCCGGCTGTTATGTGCTAATTCGATATATGGCGCTACTGTTTGTGCCGATTGGCGTCGGCGTTATGCAATATTTTGATTTACTGCGTGCGCAATTTGGCCCGGTGGTAGTTTCTTGCGCTATCAGTACGCTGATCGTTTTTGTGGTCGTGAGCTGGAGTTCACACCTGATACACGGTGAGCGTAATGTGATTGGGCAGAAAGGAGCGAAAAAATGA
- a CDS encoding CidB/LrgB family autolysis modulator — protein MMSYIWWSLPLTLAVFFAARKLAAHFKMPLLNPLLVAMVVIIPFLLLTGIPYDHYFKGSEVLNDLLQPAVVALAYPLYEQLHQIRARWKSIISICFVGSMVAMVTGTSVALLMGATPEIAASVLPKSVTTPIAMAVGGSIGGIPAISAVCVIFVGILGAVFGHTLLNAMRIRTKAARGLAMGTASHALGTARCAELDYQEGAFSSLALVICGIITSLVAPFLFPLILAVMR, from the coding sequence ATGATGTCATATATCTGGTGGTCGTTACCGCTAACGCTGGCGGTCTTCTTCGCCGCCCGCAAACTGGCGGCACATTTTAAAATGCCGTTGCTGAACCCGCTGTTGGTGGCAATGGTTGTCATTATCCCTTTTCTGCTGCTGACCGGTATCCCCTACGACCACTACTTCAAAGGCAGCGAAGTACTTAACGATCTGTTGCAACCGGCGGTAGTGGCGCTGGCCTACCCGCTTTATGAGCAGCTACACCAGATTCGCGCACGCTGGAAATCCATTATTAGCATCTGTTTTGTCGGTAGCATGGTCGCGATGGTTACGGGAACCTCCGTCGCATTGCTGATGGGCGCAACGCCTGAAATCGCGGCATCGGTACTGCCTAAATCCGTGACTACGCCTATTGCGATGGCGGTGGGCGGCAGTATCGGCGGCATCCCTGCCATCAGTGCAGTCTGCGTGATTTTTGTCGGTATTCTTGGCGCGGTGTTTGGCCACACGCTGTTAAACGCGATGCGCATCCGTACCAAAGCGGCGCGCGGACTGGCAATGGGAACCGCTTCACATGCGCTCGGTACTGCGCGCTGCGCCGAACTGGATTACCAGGAAGGTGCATTTAGCTCACTGGCTCTGGTGATCTGCGGCATCATCACCTCGCTGGTAGCGCCCTTTTTGTTTCCGCTCATTCTGGCGGTAATGCGCTAA
- the cdd gene encoding cytidine deaminase: MHPRFQTAFAQLADNLQSALAPILADHHFPAMLTAEQVSTLKNATGLDENALAFALLPLAAACARTDLSHFNVGAVARGVSGNWYFGANMEFLGATMQQTVHAEQSAISHAWLRGEKELAAVTVNYTPCGHCRQFMNELNSGLDLRIHLPGREPHTLRDYLPDAFGPKDLEIKTLLMDEQDHGFALTGDTLTQAAITAANKSHMPYSQSPSGVALECKDGRIFTGSYAENAAFNPTLPPLQGALNLLSLNGYDYVDIQRAILAEKGDATLIQWDATAATLKALGCHNIDRVLLG; this comes from the coding sequence ATGCATCCACGTTTTCAAACTGCTTTTGCCCAACTTGCGGATAATTTGCAATCAGCACTGGCCCCTATTCTGGCGGATCACCATTTTCCCGCTATGCTGACCGCAGAGCAGGTCTCGACGCTTAAAAACGCGACGGGGCTGGACGAAAACGCGCTGGCTTTCGCACTGTTACCGCTGGCGGCGGCCTGCGCCCGTACCGATTTGTCCCACTTTAACGTCGGTGCGGTTGCGCGTGGCGTCAGTGGCAACTGGTATTTCGGCGCGAATATGGAGTTCCTGGGCGCCACCATGCAGCAAACCGTTCATGCTGAACAAAGCGCGATTAGCCACGCCTGGCTACGCGGCGAAAAAGAGCTCGCCGCCGTCACCGTCAACTATACGCCCTGCGGCCACTGCCGCCAGTTTATGAACGAGCTGAACAGCGGTCTGGATCTGCGCATTCATCTGCCGGGCCGCGAACCGCATACGCTACGCGATTATCTGCCCGACGCTTTCGGACCTAAAGATCTGGAAATCAAAACGCTGCTGATGGACGAGCAGGATCACGGCTTCGCGTTAACCGGAGATACGTTAACGCAAGCGGCAATTACCGCGGCCAACAAAAGCCATATGCCTTATAGCCAGTCGCCGAGCGGCGTGGCGCTGGAATGCAAAGATGGCCGTATTTTCACCGGCAGCTATGCGGAAAACGCCGCCTTTAACCCTACGCTTCCCCCGCTGCAAGGCGCGCTAAACCTTCTGAGCCTTAATGGTTATGACTATGTCGATATTCAGCGTGCGATTCTGGCGGAAAAAGGCGACGCGACATTAATTCAATGGGATGCCACCGCGGCGACGCTGAAAGCATTAGGCTGCCATAATATTGATCGCGTACTTCTTGGCTAA